A DNA window from Theobroma cacao cultivar B97-61/B2 chromosome 5, Criollo_cocoa_genome_V2, whole genome shotgun sequence contains the following coding sequences:
- the LOC108661922 gene encoding uncharacterized protein LOC108661922 yields the protein MANSLSLRSILDANKLTGPNFIDWSRNIKIILKQEKKAYVLDGRILKELSDDATNEEQEAYRVYMDDLDQARYVMLASMAPNLQKQHEAMNVMDIILNLREMFDKESHTKRFDISRELF from the coding sequence ATGGCAAATAGTTTGTCACTTAGAAGCATACTTGATGCAAACAAGTTGACAGGcccaaatttcattgattgGTCTCGCAATATCAAGATTATCttgaaacaagagaaaaaggcttatgtcttAGATGGTCGTATTCTTAAGGAGCTTAGCGATGATGCTACAAATGAGGAACAGGAGGCCTATAGAGTTTATATGGATGATCTCGATCAAGCCAGATATGTGATGTTGGCTAGTATGGCTCCAAATcttcaaaagcaacatgaagCTATGAATGTTATGGATATTATCCTAAACCTTAGAGAAATGTTCGATAAAGAAAGTCACACAAAGAGATTCGACATTTCAAGGGAATTGTTTTGA